The DNA sequence TAATAAGGTTTTATGGAAAGTAGAgtacatataaaatttgtgaGGAGAGTTAGAGTGTCCACAGTGGTGGCCCTCTTGGATATGCCCAAGCCACCAtttcttgggcatgcccaacaaACTTGGCCCTGCCCATGAATACTTGGCCACTACAATGGTGGCCGGCCaccatattttgttatttttcaacaattaaaattattttcatacatttttgttatattttaatattactaggataaaaattatatgcctatagtaattaaaaaatgcatattttaaaagaaatgcatcctttaaaaattattagaacAATTTGAAACCAAATTTTCGTCGTATTATAGATagggtaaaattatacaacgaaatttttttaaaaacaataaaaaaaatgacgcCACCGCCCGCCTACCCGGTGTCGTCATCGGAATCCATCACATCTTCTTCACCGCCGTCGCCACCGCCTCCATCGCCGCCACTGCCGCTTGCACCGCCCATCTACGACCCTTCGCCCCACCCCAACTTCGACCTCAGTCGAATAATGAGGTCGTAGTAGAATCTCCTGGTCTCCGGATCAGTCGACTTCTCGTACAAGAGCTATCCTGAAGTTGCTTCATCATCTGCACCCTCTAGGGTATGAGCCAACGCCGCCTTCAGTGTTGAGGGCACTGCTGTAGCACTCGCAGCGGAGAATTGGGAGCCGGTTCTAGCTTCCCGGATTGCGGCACGCTGACCCTACGGACATGGGCGCCACGAGAGTGTGGAGGGGGGCTCGTCCTCCGAAGCATCGTCGTTCATTTCGAAGGCACGTGAGTCGCTACTACTGCTGTAGTTGCCGGCGACGCCGAATCTTGTCCGCTTCGGCCCAGGGACAGGCTCTTTGTCGATGAGGGACCTGAATTTCGGGCAGTCACGCAGAACGAAGTATTCGTCCCAGTAGGTAAACTTGGGCCACTTTTCAGTATTGAACAACTGATACGACAACGCTCGTACGTCGGCTTCAGTGCGGTCGCTCTCAGCAAGGTGGAGTTGGGTCTCGTATATGCCACTGAACCTCTTCACTGTTTTAGTAATCCTTCCAAACTTCTTCCGGATCTGGCTTTGTGTACGCTCGACGCTCCCATCTGGTTTGAACCCGTTGTACACTTCTAGAACGCGCTTCCAGAAGCAAACGTCGGTCTGATCCGTACCGATTATAGAATCCATCATGACCGCCTCCCAGGCTCTGGCTACAGCAATGGATTCTTCATTGCTGTAGAAGGTCGACCGCCGGCCTCCACCGCCACCTCCACCGCGTCCGCCTCCACCGCCTCGCCCACCACTTCGCCTGCCTCCTCCGCCGGTCCCCTGCCCTCCGTCGCGGCCGGCGCTTCGCCCACCACCTTGGCTTCGCCCCCCACCCCGCCATTTCGCccaccgccaccgcctccTCTCCCCATATCCACAGTACCGGATGTCGGGGTCTCTGGTGGTGTCCCCATAAGTTGTTCCCACGTTAATCTATTAGATTCAGATAGAGGAGATTGGGAGGATTGGAATTGGGAGGATTGGAATTGCTGAGAAGGGTTGTTGATCGCGTCCATATTGGGCCGGTAGTCTCCGAACCCCGATTGGGGACGACCCACATTCCTCTGCTGATGAGAGGAGGACTGACTCCGGTGTTGAACTCGATCTCCACTCGATCTCCACGGTTGGGAAGACAAAAAGTTTCCAAATCCCAAGTCTCCACAGCCGGGAGAATGATAAAAAAACGGGAGGAAGGGGGAGGGGGAGGGCCGCGGCTCTCGGCCCCTGCAGTGGCGAGCCGCGGGCCGCACCCAAGAGCCTCGGCCTGACCGAGAGTTCGGCTCTCTCTCATCCACCCCCGGGCCGCCAGTCCTCCTCGCCTCGGTAGTGGGGGGCTGCGCCTGGGCCGACTCCGGGCCAAGGGCCATGGCCCTCTCACTCTCACTGTGAACACtcttagtaattttttaagcTAAGTCTGCTTCATCACACTAGAAGAAAATTCTATTTAAAAGCTAAGTCTGcttacattaaataattattaaaaatactacAGTAATAAAAACCCATATGCCTAATTCAAAcagataaaaaatttatgaaaactcATGCCTAATCCAAACAGATAACTATTTTGAGGATAGAGTAAATATTAGATCAATAATTTCTTTCAGCGGCGCAACGACACGACGTTGGGATCCATATGATACACGACCGCATTGTACTCGTACACATTACGAACACGAGCGGGGTCATTATAATAAGTGCTTGAGATAATATAGCCGGTGGCCATCCTAAAGGCGCCGGTGCCGGCCACGATTGGAACCTCCCTCGACTCAGCAGCCAACGGATTCCGGCCGAGAATGCTGAGCGTGCTGCCCTCGAACTCGCCCTTGGTGAACACGAGGTTGAGGAGCATGACGAGAGCCTTCTCGTGGAGGTCGGCCTGGCCCACTGTCCCCTGCATCCGCCCCACCTCCTCCGAGTCTGGGTCTGGCCCGGACGTGACGAGGTTGTCCAGCACCATCACCCTCCCGAACGACGACGGCAGAACGTCGGTTAGGTTGCATTGTGCCACGCCCCAGACGGTGGGTCTGTCGCCGCCGATGACGTCGTGGAGGTAGAAATGGAGGCGCGTCATCTTCTTTGTCTCGGAGACAATGTGGGCTTCCGATGATAAGGATATGATTAGCATTAGTGTTAGGATGAACTTCAGCTTCTCCATACTCAACTTTCTCCACCGCATTTACACTAGaacaaaattgaattcattcataaatttaatctcatttcttttcttacagtaaaaaaatgattttgtggATGTGTTGCATTGTACGTGTAATTAGTGGACACCACCTATCATACTCGATGTGTCATTTTCATGTGGATAGATTTAGTGTACAGCTGCAAAGAGGAAATCTAATctaatgaattaatataactatatcGAATTTTCACTTCTTCAAACTCTAACTAGTTGGAATTCCCAATTTTTTAGTGATACCTTCTCGATCTAtcaaattactactccctccgtcccccgtCAAACTCATGTCATCCACaaatgagaatattttttgtggatgggGGAGTATGAAACTCTCTATggtgattaattaaaaacaatgaaaaaagagCATAAACTATAGAGCGGAAACGACGTATCTTAATTCATACTATTAAATTAAGTGGTAGAGTTACATTAGAGTTGTtatggatcttccaaacgatTTCAGACGTTCTTCACATCATACTATAGAGAGAATACGGAAAATGTTGgaataattatattgacatcCGAGGGACCAATACCATTGCTTAAATTtgcaatataaaatatatgacCTTTATTGTCTATTTGACCATCACCAAAGAGAAAATCTCATATGACCATCTACACTTATTTACATAACAAATTACAGATACTATATTTTAggccaaattttaatttttagtgaattacattaatttagaCAATATATCAAACGATAGTTATACACGTTGAGTTAGTAATGTGGAATCCAAAATTTCCTACAATCTCCGGCTTTGGAAACACGTGACACCAAATAACAGTATACAAACCGAATAAGCGTTCTAAATATGCTATCACATAGTGTATTCCCGTACAATCTTATTATTAACTATATTGGCATAGGACTAACGAGTCTGTCACCGCACTTTTTGTGATTAAACCAATCGGTAATcacaaatacaaatataatatGGGTTTCCGACTACAGCACTGATGATAAGCATATGATTAGCATTAGGGTTAAAACGAGCTTCTccatatttctttaatttctttctcgTTTTATTTTGGGGTTTTCGTACGTATAATAAGCTTTTATGTAAATAGAGTACATATAAAATTCGTGAGGAgagttataatttttaaactcCGCCTCATCACACTAGAAGaaaattctatttaattttttttcttacattaAATAGTTATTGATTTCAGAGATGTGTGTTGCATCGTACGTGTACGGAATTAATGGACATTATGGACTGGTCTTTTGGATTCCAACACCCATGATGTTTTGGGTGGTCCATACTCGATGGCTGATGCCTCATTTTCAAGAAGATATATGAAGTACCCAATGCCATAgcaaatataatgaaataaaatagtacaaaTAAGAACGTTGGGCTATTTAGAAACAAACCGATTCTTCTTTAAATGAGTAAAAACGTGTCTATTTGGATTCTGTGatttcaaaacatttttttttatttcattctattCTATTCACACTATTTAtcctcatttatttttatttttttaaatattataattgtttttagcttataaCCATTGGACTAAGCTAGTATTACAACAAAATAACCGTTAAgaacattttataatacaGTTAATGATactaatttgtgtttctatatatatcaccaacgcttttaaaaatattgagagTGTGTatggataaattaaaaaaaggagaaaaagtgggttaagtatgagagaaagcgtttgttttttaaatgagATTACATTTCGTGGACACCTTAAAGTGGCaaactaatactattttttataaacggagagagtataagactctctatgatgattaaccaagaacaatgCATAAAAAGCATAAACTATAGAGAAAAACGTACCTTTaatctatattaaattaaatggtgaATTACTTTAGAGCTGTTATAGATCTTCCAGAGAAGTTCTTCACGTAATACTATAGAGAGAATacagaaaatgtcaaatcGTTCTTATAGTCCAAACTTTGATGTTTAATTAATCACTATAATTGGATAACCAATTGAATTAGTCATATTGAAAcccaaattttcaacaatCTCCAACTTGGGAAACATGTGACACCAAATAACAGGTACAAATCGTATGTGTAATCAAAatatgttactccctccatcccttataatttgtcaccattcgatccgacacaggttttaagaaacataatagaaagtgggttgaaataGTTAGTGACatatgagtcctacttttatatattagttttatgataaaatgtgagtgagaatgagttagtggaatgtggggtccactactaaaaatggtaaagtgaaaggtgacaaccTTTTAAGGACGGACGTAAATGGAAACAAGTAACAAATT is a window from the Salvia hispanica cultivar TCC Black 2014 chromosome 1, UniMelb_Shisp_WGS_1.0, whole genome shotgun sequence genome containing:
- the LOC125194904 gene encoding uncharacterized protein LOC125194904 produces the protein MDSIIGTDQTDVCFWKRVLEVYNGFKPDGSVERTQSQIRKKFGRITKTVKRFSGIYETQLHLAESDRTEADVRALSYQLFNTEKWPKFTYWDEYFVLRDCPKFRSLIDKEPVPGPKRTRFGVAGNYSSSSDSRAFEMNDDASEDEPPSTLSWRPCP
- the LOC125202751 gene encoding dirigent protein 1-like; this translates as MRWRKLSMEKLKFILTLMLIISLSSEAHIVSETKKMTRLHFYLHDVIGGDRPTVWGVAQCNLTDVLPSSFGRVMVLDNLVTSGPDPDSEEVGRMQGTVGQADLHEKALVMLLNLVFTKGEFEGSTLSILGRNPLAAESREVPIVAGTGAFRMATGYIISSTYYNDPARVRNVYEYNAVVYHMDPNVVSLRR